The genome window TAGAACGACGTGGCGTCCGAACATGAAGTTATGCGAGACAAAGAGCGCAGGACAGTAGCGTTGAAACTAATACTACAAAATCCATTACCACACTAGACCCGAAAATGAGCAACGTTGTTGCCATATTAAATTTAAGTCCGACTTACAAATATTCATTGCTCGTCGACAATGATTACATATCACGTTCATAAGTAGGTGACATAAGACAATTTGTGCTGCTAGGTCTAATCGTCTAGCCCATCATATAAcacctcgtcgtcatcgtcgtccgGGATAACCACGGGTAAATTACCAACAAGCGCCTTCATTGTCTCTATTTCCACCTCTGTAGCCGAAACATCTTTACCCGCCATGGTAGTACTTCTGATGGGGGGATACAAAGCACGGTAGTCATCACGAGTTTCTTTCTTCCTGTTCTCCAAATAGCTTGATATCACGTTTGGAGGACGCTTACTCCGCCatgcaatctcatgatcaaCCGCTCCTTtatcgaggtactcctcccacGAACATTTCCGCGTTCTCTGCTTAAGAAAATAGATATGCACAACAATTAAAAATACGATAGCGCAACATTGAATATAAATACTACGCATTAACCAACCATATCATTGCCGACCACATGTCCGCAGTAGTACCCCACTCCAAGTTCCGATGGCACTATCCCGTAATTCACATTCACACCACAAGGGCACTTTCTTGGGGCACAAGGCTCTATAACTCTTTtccccttcacttcatctttttcttcatctttccaTAGACCATCAGGTCCGTACAATGGATCCCGGAAGCCACATGTTACACCATGGCGCTGCATTACAGTTCGATATACATGTTACATAATACAATACTCTTCCGCATTCATATCGTAAACAAGGACTCCTGCACATTTCTTACACTTGTCATCCCTTCGCAACGAAAGTAAGGCGACCCCCCAGAAGGTTCACAAAGTACGCTTCGCTTTCCGCAATTGCACAACGGAGGATCCGCAACACGTATACTCTTCAATTGCCACTTCTCTTTATCCGTCAATTTTGGCGGATTTGGTGGTGGGGGGACCCAACGAACAAACTTGTCAAATGGCTTCGGATACTGACTAAACCGTTTCACCTGCAGAATCCTCTGATCATACATATCGGGCCCATCTATCCATTGGAAGAAATAGCACATCTCCCACTCCTACAAATTATTAAAACGTCATGCATGCAAAAGTATTGCCATTTGCTTCTACCATTATCTTTAACAAAAATACACTCACACGATAATCCGAGCACAGGTAGTAAGCTCGACCGGCAGTATCTTCGTGTAGCGACTGAAGAACCACGGCTCGCTTACCATAGTCACAAGTCGGGACGGGGAGGGCGGGGGGAACGGGAGCATCTTTGCAACTCACATCGGGATACTTCTTACCGATATGTGCCCACTTTTGCTTGCGCCATAAATTCGACGTCATACCGATAAACTGCATGAATATCGAAGCTACTCATTATTCATTTCAATTCGACTGCAAATCATCTCACAAATGCAAAAACTtgcattgctcatatacatttcgtatatatatacgaatttcaatttcctacgctcaaccgattgcatgcaacaaattctACACGATAGATATGCGTTGGTATACGTACATAGCACGATATATGACCATCGATCTAGAGCGAAACGTTGAAATTTCGTAGATCAACCGAATCAagttctaaaccctaacaacccAAAAGGTTGCAATGCCAACCGATTTAACCGAAAAAAATAGAGGGATTGGATGAGATACCTTTCTTCGACTCTTCCCGCTCAAATCCCTTCCTATTCGGCCACCAAATCGGTGGAAATGCAGAGAGAAGGCACCAGCGGGGTTTTGGGGTTCTACCTCTGCTGCGTGCGGGAGAGAGGGCCGGCGCCGGGCCTGTATACTCCTCTGTCACGCCAAAGGGGTTGGCGTGACTGGAGTCGCGCCAGCGCCCTTGGCGTGACAGAGGGGACACAACCGCGCACCTGTATGGGCCTCTGTCGCGCCATGACTCTAGTCGCGCCACGCGGTCTGGCGCGACTCTAGTCGCGCCACGCGCTCTGGCGCGACTCTAGTCGTGCCACGCGCTCTAGCGTGACTCAGGCTGCCACGTCGGCACGGCCACGTGGCACGGGGCGGACCGCCCGCCGACGTGGCACGGGAGTCACGCCAGGCTCTTTGGCGTGACGGAGTGGTTAGTCACGCTAAAGCTTGTGGCGCGACAAAAGGGGCCAGTTTCTAAAAATATAAGTCCCGcgggctattattaaaatattaatttaaaaaaggctaaaaaaagGGGAATATGTACGTATCTGCTTACGTATGTATGTACGTGGGTTACTTGGTTGTCCCTGTGTAATAACGCTGCCCAGGTGTATATGCACGGTACGTACAAAGCCTAGTAGCAGGCTAGCTGCGGATCAGCCAAACTGAACATCAGATTCAGACTTTGACACCGTTCTGCTTGATTCAAATTCAGGGACATTGAAGAACCACAGGCAAACTGAATATCAGGAGCTGATGAACGGTTTATCGAAACAAAACCATGAACAGTATCCTTTGTTACGATCTCTGGGAACAACCAATAGTACAGATGCGAAGCACAAAATTCAATCGATCGATCATCGCCAATGCTAAAACAATATTTCCACACAGTTACGCATGACAACCTGAATCTCCAAACACCGAGGCCACCAGCTAGCTGAGCCAGAAATGCTCACACGGCCGAGACGGCATAGACGGCAGCAGCCGCGAAGCCGAGCAATAGAGCCACCGGTCCACGGAGCGACGCGCCGCCGGATGTCAGGTACGGCGGCGTCGCCTTCGATGACCCGCTGCCGGTTCCTGCATCCAGTTCACGCCATGTCAGTCACCGTCACGTAAGAAAGAATCAGTCATGGTATCTCAATGAGCAGTGGCTCTTATATTACCTGCGCCCGCCGGCGTGCCAGATGACGGCGCGGTCGGCGTACCCGCGCCCGGAGCGTTGCCACCGCCAGCAGCTGCAAGCAGCACACAAAGTTAGTCTCTTGCGATCAGCGACGCTCGGCTACTCTGCTCCGGTGAGATTTTCTCGAGCACCACTTACGGTTGCACTTGCTGGCCGGCGGGGTCTTCACGTTGCACGCCTGGGGGAGCTCGAGTGCGCGCGTCTTGTTGATGCTGACGCCGCCGAGGGACGAGGAGTCGCCGCTGAGCGCCGCGCAGAGGCACTGCGGCTGGGACTGCACCACGCTGCTGAGCTGCGAGCAGCACGAGGCCGGCGGCGTGGACACGTTGCCGCTGATGTAGTTCAGGCACGGGTACAGGCCGACCAGCGCCGTCGTGCACCCGGACTGCGCTGACGCCGAGGCGACGAGCACCGCCGCCACGGCAGCCAGGAACCCGGCCACGAGGGCTGCCCTTGCTCTCGACGCCATTTCTTTCCTCACTTCGCTAACGCGAGAGGCCTCCTGAGTTCTTGGATCGGACGCTGATTGCTTGGTTAATCTGTGAGGTTTGCGTCAGAGTTGATGAGGTTTTTATAGGACTAATTTGTTAGGGAAGGTGGATGGGTTGGTTAACTAGGTGAGCTGCCGCTTCCTACTCTGCAAGGaaataatcttttctttttcgatTCATACAGGAGTGGTTATTGAATTCCCAGTACTTATTTCAGGGAATCTGCTGCaaaaattgtgttcaaaattcaACCTGGTGTTGGTCCTTGCCGTGTTAGGTGATGCTAACAACGGTACTAGCGTCAAAATATGGCTTTTGTTAGCTACTCTTTGTGTTCTTGTTTCTGTTAGGAAGTAACGTGTGTCATCCAGATAACTGACAGGCGACCAACAGTGGTGAAAGGAACGACAATGTAAAGCATCTAAGAAAGGAGAAATATCAAAGTGCAAATGCACAATTAGCATGGAAAATTCCCCTAAAAGCCTATATGCGTACGCGAAAATTAGAACTATATGATAATCCAATTgaacatatcatttttttactCTGCAATAACTGTGATGTTTTTAATCAACAAACCGGTACCGATGTGTCCGATCAATTAGTAACTTCTGTTTTCCTCTTCTTAATAAATTGGCAGCGCTCCTgcctatttttcaaaaaaaaaaaagtaaatgagTAACTGTTGTTTTTTTTCTGGATTTCCTTAGCTAGCTCTGGTTGGCAGCAGTGATATTGGGCACCGCGTCCCAATTCTTTTACTGAATCGGACATTCTAAATCCGAGTAAAATTCTAATACTCATGTCAAATTCTGAGTTGTATTTCATGTGTCTAAATTTTCTATACCGAATTGAACACCGAATCTGAGTCAGATTCTAATAATTGTGTCCGTGTATAGGTAATACTTCGGATTCTAATAATTGTGTCCGTGTATAGGTAATACTTGTTGGCAGAAGTTGGCGACGTAGTCAAAGGCGACGTCCTACTTAATTATGTGCTCGATTTCGCCATCTTAGGGGCTGTTTGCTAAGTGCCAACCACTGACGTGTATGcgccttttgttgttgttcaaTTAcgccttttgttgttgttcaaTTACCCtgatgatcttaagaaattCGTGACACTTTTCTTCCAGTTCTTGGCCTACTACCATTTCATATTTGATTGTGTGAAGCGTCCTCGGTGATCATGAGTCATGACTCAAGAGCGAGCATAGGGAGTTCTTTATGTCTCTGAGCTCGATGAGAAACTAGTGTAAATTTTCGGTGCAAGTTTGGATGATGCTTTACAGAACTCACTGTGCTTCGGACTTTCTAATCCACGTGGTTTTTTCTTTTCACTTGCATTGGGGAATGTCCTAAACTTAAGATATTTAGATGATGTATAGTGGCATAGCTATAGCAATGATAATATCTTAGTTACCATATGATATATAAGggataaaaaatctaaaataccctcatatacatataattgtaacataatatcttaaaGTTATGGTGGTAATTTCACTTGCCCCTTGTCTCTGTAAAATAAGCCCTCAAGAGGTAGAGAAGGAGACTTCAGGTTTTCCTGCTCAGGACATAATCTTCTCAGACTCtatccctctctccctctctgatCCTCTAAAAAAAAGCTCTCACGCCATCTTCAAACTTGAGCCCTTCTTAGCGAGCAGGACTTAGAGGTCTAAGTCTCCATTCGACCCGTCGGGTCTCCATCCATCCCACCTCGGTTGGGGCAAGATGAGGCAGGGCAAAATGGGGCGAGGCACTAGTCGGAGCAAGGCAGGGACGGGTCAAGGTCCATCCTACCCTGGAGTATATGTTATATACACGTTtagtgagttttttttaagaattttattatCCTTTTGTAATGAAATTTTTAGTAAACTAATGCATATATGTAACTATTGTCATGTTATATTAGGTCTTGTGAACCTTAGATgtggttttttattgatttgtatGTTGTGGTAGCTACTGCCTCATAATTAAACTTGATCTAGAGCTTTTAACA of Phragmites australis chromosome 3, lpPhrAust1.1, whole genome shotgun sequence contains these proteins:
- the LOC133911271 gene encoding uncharacterized protein LOC133911271, with protein sequence MQRHGVTCGFRDPLYGPDGLWKDEEKDEVKGKRVIEPCAPRKCPCGVNVNYGIVPSELGVGYYCGHVVGNDMRTRKCSWEEYLDKGAVDHEIAWRSKRPPNVISSYLENRKKETRDDYRALYPPIRSTTMAGKDVSATEVEIETMKALVGNLPVVIPDDDDDEVLYDGLDD
- the LOC133911272 gene encoding non-specific lipid transfer protein GPI-anchored 5-like, whose translation is MASRARAALVAGFLAAVAAVLVASASAQSGCTTALVGLYPCLNYISGNVSTPPASCCSQLSSVVQSQPQCLCAALSGDSSSLGGVSINKTRALELPQACNVKTPPASKCNPAGGGNAPGAGTPTAPSSGTPAGAGTGSGSSKATPPYLTSGGASLRGPVALLLGFAAAAVYAVSAV